A section of the Bacillus sp. HSf4 genome encodes:
- a CDS encoding glycosyltransferase, protein MRRIFSLLYEIDVDKGGITSSMLSRSYALTERGHHVDLVTLDKKKNYKEIETKLKKQGRMHPNVRILNIYQSYRDQHDGYSPDERQMSHFQTSSLLNEPGFAVDTARLENNREADYFVNGLYVKRKKWSRANLLLYTDYYNENRYRVKREEFSQDGYIEREIFYDLKTNKPNQVKYLAPDGFCYLTEWFNKETGKLEGVSLFDRTRSDVKKFKDNQAFHAYWLETLCEEEEDPILICDGVGSASKVNSMKAGLAKRLYCVHSNHLDYPHTLGSPVRKNHQYVMEHIKDYDGLVVLTHEQKEDILKDFEADDNIYVIPHAPRKLNIPENAEKKLNEFVMIARYHEEKGIDKAIQAMEIVGKTHPGIVLKIYGSGPHQPQYEELIQKLGLDNVVLQGYTPDPAKHYRQALATLLTSKFEGFSLAICESFSCGTPVISFDVKYSPRELIEKDKTGILVEYGDIEELAKSIIYLYEHPEKAIEYGENAKAKIETHYNEERLIERWEQVFDLIG, encoded by the coding sequence ATGAGGCGGATATTCTCATTGCTTTATGAAATCGATGTGGATAAGGGCGGGATTACGAGTTCCATGTTATCCCGTTCTTATGCTTTAACCGAAAGAGGCCACCATGTTGATTTAGTGACATTAGATAAAAAGAAGAACTACAAGGAAATCGAAACGAAGCTCAAAAAACAGGGAAGAATGCATCCGAATGTCCGTATTCTCAATATCTACCAGTCATATCGGGATCAGCATGACGGATACTCGCCTGATGAGCGGCAGATGTCGCACTTTCAAACGTCTTCCCTCTTGAATGAACCGGGATTTGCGGTGGATACAGCAAGGCTGGAAAACAATAGAGAAGCCGATTATTTTGTCAATGGTCTGTATGTCAAGCGCAAAAAATGGAGCAGGGCAAATCTGCTTTTATATACAGACTACTACAACGAAAACAGATACAGGGTGAAACGAGAAGAATTTTCTCAGGACGGATATATAGAAAGAGAAATCTTTTATGATTTGAAAACAAACAAGCCGAATCAGGTCAAATATTTAGCTCCGGATGGATTTTGCTACTTGACCGAATGGTTTAACAAAGAAACAGGAAAGCTTGAAGGCGTCTCATTGTTTGACCGCACCCGTTCCGATGTGAAAAAGTTTAAAGATAACCAGGCTTTTCATGCGTATTGGCTCGAAACGCTGTGCGAGGAGGAAGAAGATCCGATTTTGATATGCGACGGCGTGGGAAGTGCATCTAAAGTAAACTCGATGAAAGCAGGTTTGGCGAAAAGGCTGTACTGTGTTCATTCCAATCATTTGGATTACCCGCATACATTGGGGAGTCCTGTTCGCAAAAACCATCAATATGTCATGGAACACATCAAAGACTATGACGGTCTGGTTGTGTTAACGCATGAACAGAAAGAAGACATACTAAAAGACTTTGAAGCGGATGATAATATTTATGTCATTCCTCATGCACCAAGGAAGCTGAACATCCCTGAGAACGCGGAAAAGAAATTGAACGAATTTGTCATGATTGCGAGATATCACGAGGAAAAAGGTATTGACAAAGCGATTCAGGCGATGGAAATCGTCGGGAAAACGCATCCCGGTATCGTGTTGAAAATTTACGGAAGCGGTCCGCATCAGCCGCAGTATGAAGAGCTTATTCAAAAACTGGGGCTCGACAACGTTGTTCTACAAGGCTATACACCGGATCCTGCCAAGCATTATCGACAGGCGCTCGCAACATTGTTGACTTCCAAGTTTGAAGGCTTCAGTCTGGCGATTTGCGAGTCTTTTTCCTGCGGTACGCCGGTCATCAGTTTTGACGTGAAATACAGTCCGAGAGAGCTGATTGAAAAAGACAAGACGGGTATTCTCGTTGAATATGGCGATATTGAGGAGCTGGCGAAAAGCATCATCTATTTATATGAACATCCGGAAAAAGCGATAGAATATGGAGAAAATGCAAAGGCTAAAATCGAAACCCATTACAATGAAGAACGTCTGATTGAAAGATGGGAGCAGGTTTTCGATCTCATTGGATGA